A single genomic interval of Halichondria panicea chromosome 2, odHalPani1.1, whole genome shotgun sequence harbors:
- the LOC135331465 gene encoding protein angel homolog 1-like isoform X1, whose protein sequence is MAGWLCMQSIIYTNNTKVCFHVFLILYPIELSSAVAMSGGKFFLPPKKPKSSSPPKSKLAPHPPLDNEVTMVNGCYFEPQDRPIRSTRSSTYSRSDSASRTIRSTRSSTSSTSSRPDSASRTHSSYSPRPTISYRHSKSYPPYSRPPTHPPSSDYRDDAFQRRPPRHQEDRYPVRGNHRPPPDLFRGPPRPPREGWPPLPPPSLHRPPREGWPPPPPEHFQPPLFPDPHRRLWPGESPYPRNIPFDRIKPPPQPRSKPRESTHRSLSPPRQVSQPKNDSGPSNQKEPAPLSKKQRPDPRSEKRRPLPLMSLTLPPLRPKVIVNQELNACHSLTLSVLCYNILAQDLIKRNMCLYSQRLPHHLDWMFRRRNLVIELDQQNADIVCLQEVQEEAYKSFFLPHLITRGFAGLYKRRTGSHTDGCALFYKQDKLTLIEHRKLEYRKSFKVLNRDNVGIIAKFSTTGCTGVEGMFCVATTHLLFNPKAGEVKLAQLGYLLAELHRMATIPDRDCLLPVILCGDFNSLPNSHLVNFITSAKLDYSEISAAEVAGFGKRRRSSGRDIPKPLFPSTMGIDNNCCYREPPTRTERMVVDVIDLTLDDDDDGPSQGSGTPKILERPLAPPVPTPLQDTVSAYEKIDSTTVTMSCTNESPSNSNASSQPHTTTTLNQRVASSCDNIPQVPVHLLTHPFNLLNCVYPYSPKSTVTTFHQSAFEMVDYIFFTPLTNSKGFRLLHRKALPSTDVLKQFGPQPHEFLSSDHLFLCAMFQLIY, encoded by the exons ATGGCCGGCTGGCTGTGTATGCAGTCGATAATTTATACTAATAATACGAAGGTGTGCTTTCATGTGTTTCTTATTTTGTACCCAATAGAATTGTCGTCGGCAGTAGCCATGTCTGGTGGAAAATTCTTCCTTCCCCCCAAAAAGCCCAAATCTTCCAGTCCACCCAAGTCCAAACTTGCTCCACACCCACCCTT AGATAATGAAGTCACAATGGTTAACGGATGCTACTTCGAACCTCAAGATCGACCCATTCGCTCCACTAGGTCCTCTACATATAGTCGATCTGATTCAGCCTCAAGAACAATTCGCTCCACTAGGTCCTCCACATCCTCCACGTCTAGTCGACCTGATTCAGCCTCAAGAACGCATTCATCTTACTCTCCTAGACCTACCATCTCTTATCGACACTCCAAGTCGTATCCACCCTACTCACGCCCTCCCACACatcctccctcctctgattATCGCGATGACGCTTTTCAGAGACGACCACCGAGGCACCAAGAAGACAGGTATCCAGTAAGAG GCAATCATCGCCCTCCCCCTGACTTATTTCGTGGGCCACCAAG ACCCCCCAGAGAGGGCTGGCCTCCACTACCCCCTCCATCCTTACACAGACCCCCCAGAGAGGGCTGGCCTCCACCACCCCCTGAGCATTTCCAGCCCCCACTATTTCCCGATCCTCACCGGAGGCTGTGGCCTGGAGAGA GTCCGTATCCACGCAACATTCCCTTTGATAGGATTAAGCCACCCCCTCAGCCAAG ATCAAAACCCCGTGAATCAACACATCGTTCTTTGTCACCTCCACGACAAGTTTCCCAACCAAAGAATGACAGTGGCCCCTCCAATCAGAAAGAGCCAGCTCCTCTTTCGAA GAAACAGCGTCCTGACCCAAGGTCCGAGAAAAGGAGACCACTCCCCCTTAT GAGTCTGACTCTCCCTCCCCTGAGGCCCAAAGTGATTGTGAATCAGGAGCTCAACGCGTGCCACTCCCTCACACTGTCTGTGCTGTGTTACAACATTCTGGCCCAGGACCTCATTAAACGCAACATGTGTCTGTACTCCCAGAGGCTGCCCCACCATCTAGACTGGATGTTTAGGAGGAGAAACCTTGTCATAGAGCTGGATCAACAAAATGCTGAT ATCGTGTGCTTGCAAGAGGTACAGGAGGAAGCATACAAGTCTTTTTTCCTCCCACATCTAATCACACGAG GGTTTGCTGGGCTGTACAAGAGAAGGACGGGGTCTCACACTGATGGCTGTGCACTGTTCTACAAGCAAGACAAGCTGACACTAATCGAGCACAGAAAGTTGGAGTACCGCAAGAGCTTCAAAGTTCTCAACAGGGATAATGTCGGAATAATTGCCAAGTTCTCTACAAC AGGCTGCACTGGtgtggagggtatgttctgtGTGGCCACCACTCATCTTCTCTTCAATCCAAAGGCAGGGGAAGTGAAACTTGCACAACTTGGCTACTTGTTGGCTGAATTACATCGCATGGCAACCATTCCTG ATAGGGACTGTCTCCTGCCTGTAATTTTGTGTGGCGACTTCAACAGTCTCCCCAACTCTCATCTCGTCAACTTTATCACCTCTGCCAAACTGGACTACTCTGAGATATCAGCAGCAGAGGTGGCAGGCTTCGGCAAACGACGCAGGAGCTCAGGACGTGATATTCCAAAGCCTCTGTTCCCCAGCACGATGGGCATAGATAACAACTGTTGCTATAGGGAGCCTCCTACCCGTACAGAGAGAATGGTGGTGGATGTCATTGATCTCACActagatgatgatgatgatggaccTTCTCAAGGCAGTGGAACACCCAAAATATTGGAGAGGCCACTGGCTCCCCCTGTTCCTACTCCACTACAAGACACTGTGTCAGCTTATGAGAAAATCGATTCCACTACTGtaacaatgtcatgtacaaatgAATCACCATCCAATTCCAATGCTTCAAGTCAGCCACATACAACTACTACATTGAATCAACGTGTAGCCTCTTCTTGTGACAACATACCACAGGTCCCTGTCCACCTACTAACACACCCGTTCAATCTATTAAACTGTGTCTATCCCTATTCGCCTAAGTCAACTGTCACTAC
- the LOC135331465 gene encoding protein angel homolog 2-like isoform X3 has product MSGGKFFLPPKKPKSSSPPKSKLAPHPPLDNEVTMVNGCYFEPQDRPIRSTRSSTYSRSDSASRTIRSTRSSTSSTSSRPDSASRTHSSYSPRPTISYRHSKSYPPYSRPPTHPPSSDYRDDAFQRRPPRHQEDRYPVRGNHRPPPDLFRGPPRPPREGWPPLPPPSLHRPPREGWPPPPPEHFQPPLFPDPHRRLWPGESPYPRNIPFDRIKPPPQPRSKPRESTHRSLSPPRQVSQPKNDSGPSNQKEPAPLSKKQRPDPRSEKRSLTLPPLRPKVIVNQELNACHSLTLSVLCYNILAQDLIKRNMCLYSQRLPHHLDWMFRRRNLVIELDQQNADIVCLQEVQEEAYKSFFLPHLITRGFAGLYKRRTGSHTDGCALFYKQDKLTLIEHRKLEYRKSFKVLNRDNVGIIAKFSTTGCTGVEGMFCVATTHLLFNPKAGEVKLAQLGYLLAELHRMATIPDRDCLLPVILCGDFNSLPNSHLVNFITSAKLDYSEISAAEVAGFGKRRRSSGRDIPKPLFPSTMGIDNNCCYREPPTRTERMVVDVIDLTLDDDDDGPSQGSGTPKILERPLAPPVPTPLQDTVSAYEKIDSTTVTMSCTNESPSNSNASSQPHTTTTLNQRVASSCDNIPQVPVHLLTHPFNLLNCVYPYSPKSTVTTFHQSAFEMVDYIFFTPLTNSKGFRLLHRKALPSTDVLKQFGPQPHEFLSSDHLFLCAMFQLIY; this is encoded by the exons ATGTCTGGTGGAAAATTCTTCCTTCCCCCCAAAAAGCCCAAATCTTCCAGTCCACCCAAGTCCAAACTTGCTCCACACCCACCCTT AGATAATGAAGTCACAATGGTTAACGGATGCTACTTCGAACCTCAAGATCGACCCATTCGCTCCACTAGGTCCTCTACATATAGTCGATCTGATTCAGCCTCAAGAACAATTCGCTCCACTAGGTCCTCCACATCCTCCACGTCTAGTCGACCTGATTCAGCCTCAAGAACGCATTCATCTTACTCTCCTAGACCTACCATCTCTTATCGACACTCCAAGTCGTATCCACCCTACTCACGCCCTCCCACACatcctccctcctctgattATCGCGATGACGCTTTTCAGAGACGACCACCGAGGCACCAAGAAGACAGGTATCCAGTAAGAG GCAATCATCGCCCTCCCCCTGACTTATTTCGTGGGCCACCAAG ACCCCCCAGAGAGGGCTGGCCTCCACTACCCCCTCCATCCTTACACAGACCCCCCAGAGAGGGCTGGCCTCCACCACCCCCTGAGCATTTCCAGCCCCCACTATTTCCCGATCCTCACCGGAGGCTGTGGCCTGGAGAGA GTCCGTATCCACGCAACATTCCCTTTGATAGGATTAAGCCACCCCCTCAGCCAAG ATCAAAACCCCGTGAATCAACACATCGTTCTTTGTCACCTCCACGACAAGTTTCCCAACCAAAGAATGACAGTGGCCCCTCCAATCAGAAAGAGCCAGCTCCTCTTTCGAA GAAACAGCGTCCTGACCCAAGGTCCGAGAAA AGGAGTCTGACTCTCCCTCCCCTGAGGCCCAAAGTGATTGTGAATCAGGAGCTCAACGCGTGCCACTCCCTCACACTGTCTGTGCTGTGTTACAACATTCTGGCCCAGGACCTCATTAAACGCAACATGTGTCTGTACTCCCAGAGGCTGCCCCACCATCTAGACTGGATGTTTAGGAGGAGAAACCTTGTCATAGAGCTGGATCAACAAAATGCTGAT ATCGTGTGCTTGCAAGAGGTACAGGAGGAAGCATACAAGTCTTTTTTCCTCCCACATCTAATCACACGAG GGTTTGCTGGGCTGTACAAGAGAAGGACGGGGTCTCACACTGATGGCTGTGCACTGTTCTACAAGCAAGACAAGCTGACACTAATCGAGCACAGAAAGTTGGAGTACCGCAAGAGCTTCAAAGTTCTCAACAGGGATAATGTCGGAATAATTGCCAAGTTCTCTACAAC AGGCTGCACTGGtgtggagggtatgttctgtGTGGCCACCACTCATCTTCTCTTCAATCCAAAGGCAGGGGAAGTGAAACTTGCACAACTTGGCTACTTGTTGGCTGAATTACATCGCATGGCAACCATTCCTG ATAGGGACTGTCTCCTGCCTGTAATTTTGTGTGGCGACTTCAACAGTCTCCCCAACTCTCATCTCGTCAACTTTATCACCTCTGCCAAACTGGACTACTCTGAGATATCAGCAGCAGAGGTGGCAGGCTTCGGCAAACGACGCAGGAGCTCAGGACGTGATATTCCAAAGCCTCTGTTCCCCAGCACGATGGGCATAGATAACAACTGTTGCTATAGGGAGCCTCCTACCCGTACAGAGAGAATGGTGGTGGATGTCATTGATCTCACActagatgatgatgatgatggaccTTCTCAAGGCAGTGGAACACCCAAAATATTGGAGAGGCCACTGGCTCCCCCTGTTCCTACTCCACTACAAGACACTGTGTCAGCTTATGAGAAAATCGATTCCACTACTGtaacaatgtcatgtacaaatgAATCACCATCCAATTCCAATGCTTCAAGTCAGCCACATACAACTACTACATTGAATCAACGTGTAGCCTCTTCTTGTGACAACATACCACAGGTCCCTGTCCACCTACTAACACACCCGTTCAATCTATTAAACTGTGTCTATCCCTATTCGCCTAAGTCAACTGTCACTAC
- the LOC135331465 gene encoding protein angel homolog 2-like isoform X2 — translation MSGGKFFLPPKKPKSSSPPKSKLAPHPPLDNEVTMVNGCYFEPQDRPIRSTRSSTYSRSDSASRTIRSTRSSTSSTSSRPDSASRTHSSYSPRPTISYRHSKSYPPYSRPPTHPPSSDYRDDAFQRRPPRHQEDRYPVRGNHRPPPDLFRGPPRPPREGWPPLPPPSLHRPPREGWPPPPPEHFQPPLFPDPHRRLWPGESPYPRNIPFDRIKPPPQPRSKPRESTHRSLSPPRQVSQPKNDSGPSNQKEPAPLSKKQRPDPRSEKRRPLPLMSLTLPPLRPKVIVNQELNACHSLTLSVLCYNILAQDLIKRNMCLYSQRLPHHLDWMFRRRNLVIELDQQNADIVCLQEVQEEAYKSFFLPHLITRGFAGLYKRRTGSHTDGCALFYKQDKLTLIEHRKLEYRKSFKVLNRDNVGIIAKFSTTGCTGVEGMFCVATTHLLFNPKAGEVKLAQLGYLLAELHRMATIPDRDCLLPVILCGDFNSLPNSHLVNFITSAKLDYSEISAAEVAGFGKRRRSSGRDIPKPLFPSTMGIDNNCCYREPPTRTERMVVDVIDLTLDDDDDGPSQGSGTPKILERPLAPPVPTPLQDTVSAYEKIDSTTVTMSCTNESPSNSNASSQPHTTTTLNQRVASSCDNIPQVPVHLLTHPFNLLNCVYPYSPKSTVTTFHQSAFEMVDYIFFTPLTNSKGFRLLHRKALPSTDVLKQFGPQPHEFLSSDHLFLCAMFQLIY, via the exons ATGTCTGGTGGAAAATTCTTCCTTCCCCCCAAAAAGCCCAAATCTTCCAGTCCACCCAAGTCCAAACTTGCTCCACACCCACCCTT AGATAATGAAGTCACAATGGTTAACGGATGCTACTTCGAACCTCAAGATCGACCCATTCGCTCCACTAGGTCCTCTACATATAGTCGATCTGATTCAGCCTCAAGAACAATTCGCTCCACTAGGTCCTCCACATCCTCCACGTCTAGTCGACCTGATTCAGCCTCAAGAACGCATTCATCTTACTCTCCTAGACCTACCATCTCTTATCGACACTCCAAGTCGTATCCACCCTACTCACGCCCTCCCACACatcctccctcctctgattATCGCGATGACGCTTTTCAGAGACGACCACCGAGGCACCAAGAAGACAGGTATCCAGTAAGAG GCAATCATCGCCCTCCCCCTGACTTATTTCGTGGGCCACCAAG ACCCCCCAGAGAGGGCTGGCCTCCACTACCCCCTCCATCCTTACACAGACCCCCCAGAGAGGGCTGGCCTCCACCACCCCCTGAGCATTTCCAGCCCCCACTATTTCCCGATCCTCACCGGAGGCTGTGGCCTGGAGAGA GTCCGTATCCACGCAACATTCCCTTTGATAGGATTAAGCCACCCCCTCAGCCAAG ATCAAAACCCCGTGAATCAACACATCGTTCTTTGTCACCTCCACGACAAGTTTCCCAACCAAAGAATGACAGTGGCCCCTCCAATCAGAAAGAGCCAGCTCCTCTTTCGAA GAAACAGCGTCCTGACCCAAGGTCCGAGAAAAGGAGACCACTCCCCCTTAT GAGTCTGACTCTCCCTCCCCTGAGGCCCAAAGTGATTGTGAATCAGGAGCTCAACGCGTGCCACTCCCTCACACTGTCTGTGCTGTGTTACAACATTCTGGCCCAGGACCTCATTAAACGCAACATGTGTCTGTACTCCCAGAGGCTGCCCCACCATCTAGACTGGATGTTTAGGAGGAGAAACCTTGTCATAGAGCTGGATCAACAAAATGCTGAT ATCGTGTGCTTGCAAGAGGTACAGGAGGAAGCATACAAGTCTTTTTTCCTCCCACATCTAATCACACGAG GGTTTGCTGGGCTGTACAAGAGAAGGACGGGGTCTCACACTGATGGCTGTGCACTGTTCTACAAGCAAGACAAGCTGACACTAATCGAGCACAGAAAGTTGGAGTACCGCAAGAGCTTCAAAGTTCTCAACAGGGATAATGTCGGAATAATTGCCAAGTTCTCTACAAC AGGCTGCACTGGtgtggagggtatgttctgtGTGGCCACCACTCATCTTCTCTTCAATCCAAAGGCAGGGGAAGTGAAACTTGCACAACTTGGCTACTTGTTGGCTGAATTACATCGCATGGCAACCATTCCTG ATAGGGACTGTCTCCTGCCTGTAATTTTGTGTGGCGACTTCAACAGTCTCCCCAACTCTCATCTCGTCAACTTTATCACCTCTGCCAAACTGGACTACTCTGAGATATCAGCAGCAGAGGTGGCAGGCTTCGGCAAACGACGCAGGAGCTCAGGACGTGATATTCCAAAGCCTCTGTTCCCCAGCACGATGGGCATAGATAACAACTGTTGCTATAGGGAGCCTCCTACCCGTACAGAGAGAATGGTGGTGGATGTCATTGATCTCACActagatgatgatgatgatggaccTTCTCAAGGCAGTGGAACACCCAAAATATTGGAGAGGCCACTGGCTCCCCCTGTTCCTACTCCACTACAAGACACTGTGTCAGCTTATGAGAAAATCGATTCCACTACTGtaacaatgtcatgtacaaatgAATCACCATCCAATTCCAATGCTTCAAGTCAGCCACATACAACTACTACATTGAATCAACGTGTAGCCTCTTCTTGTGACAACATACCACAGGTCCCTGTCCACCTACTAACACACCCGTTCAATCTATTAAACTGTGTCTATCCCTATTCGCCTAAGTCAACTGTCACTAC
- the LOC135331465 gene encoding protein angel homolog 2-like isoform X4, producing MKSQWLTDATSNLKIDPFAPLGPLHIVDLIQPQEQFAPLGPPHPPRLVDLIQPQERIHLTLLDLPSLIDTPSRIHPTHALPHILPPLIIAMTLFRDDHRGTKKTGNHRPPPDLFRGPPRPPREGWPPLPPPSLHRPPREGWPPPPPEHFQPPLFPDPHRRLWPGESPYPRNIPFDRIKPPPQPRSKPRESTHRSLSPPRQVSQPKNDSGPSNQKEPAPLSKKQRPDPRSEKRRPLPLMSLTLPPLRPKVIVNQELNACHSLTLSVLCYNILAQDLIKRNMCLYSQRLPHHLDWMFRRRNLVIELDQQNADIVCLQEVQEEAYKSFFLPHLITRGFAGLYKRRTGSHTDGCALFYKQDKLTLIEHRKLEYRKSFKVLNRDNVGIIAKFSTTGCTGVEGMFCVATTHLLFNPKAGEVKLAQLGYLLAELHRMATIPDRDCLLPVILCGDFNSLPNSHLVNFITSAKLDYSEISAAEVAGFGKRRRSSGRDIPKPLFPSTMGIDNNCCYREPPTRTERMVVDVIDLTLDDDDDGPSQGSGTPKILERPLAPPVPTPLQDTVSAYEKIDSTTVTMSCTNESPSNSNASSQPHTTTTLNQRVASSCDNIPQVPVHLLTHPFNLLNCVYPYSPKSTVTTFHQSAFEMVDYIFFTPLTNSKGFRLLHRKALPSTDVLKQFGPQPHEFLSSDHLFLCAMFQLIY from the exons ATGAAGTCACAATGGTTAACGGATGCTACTTCGAACCTCAAGATCGACCCATTCGCTCCACTAGGTCCTCTACATATAGTCGATCTGATTCAGCCTCAAGAACAATTCGCTCCACTAGGTCCTCCACATCCTCCACGTCTAGTCGACCTGATTCAGCCTCAAGAACGCATTCATCTTACTCTCCTAGACCTACCATCTCTTATCGACACTCCAAGTCGTATCCACCCTACTCACGCCCTCCCACACatcctccctcctctgattATCGCGATGACGCTTTTCAGAGACGACCACCGAGGCACCAAGAAGACAG GCAATCATCGCCCTCCCCCTGACTTATTTCGTGGGCCACCAAG ACCCCCCAGAGAGGGCTGGCCTCCACTACCCCCTCCATCCTTACACAGACCCCCCAGAGAGGGCTGGCCTCCACCACCCCCTGAGCATTTCCAGCCCCCACTATTTCCCGATCCTCACCGGAGGCTGTGGCCTGGAGAGA GTCCGTATCCACGCAACATTCCCTTTGATAGGATTAAGCCACCCCCTCAGCCAAG ATCAAAACCCCGTGAATCAACACATCGTTCTTTGTCACCTCCACGACAAGTTTCCCAACCAAAGAATGACAGTGGCCCCTCCAATCAGAAAGAGCCAGCTCCTCTTTCGAA GAAACAGCGTCCTGACCCAAGGTCCGAGAAAAGGAGACCACTCCCCCTTAT GAGTCTGACTCTCCCTCCCCTGAGGCCCAAAGTGATTGTGAATCAGGAGCTCAACGCGTGCCACTCCCTCACACTGTCTGTGCTGTGTTACAACATTCTGGCCCAGGACCTCATTAAACGCAACATGTGTCTGTACTCCCAGAGGCTGCCCCACCATCTAGACTGGATGTTTAGGAGGAGAAACCTTGTCATAGAGCTGGATCAACAAAATGCTGAT ATCGTGTGCTTGCAAGAGGTACAGGAGGAAGCATACAAGTCTTTTTTCCTCCCACATCTAATCACACGAG GGTTTGCTGGGCTGTACAAGAGAAGGACGGGGTCTCACACTGATGGCTGTGCACTGTTCTACAAGCAAGACAAGCTGACACTAATCGAGCACAGAAAGTTGGAGTACCGCAAGAGCTTCAAAGTTCTCAACAGGGATAATGTCGGAATAATTGCCAAGTTCTCTACAAC AGGCTGCACTGGtgtggagggtatgttctgtGTGGCCACCACTCATCTTCTCTTCAATCCAAAGGCAGGGGAAGTGAAACTTGCACAACTTGGCTACTTGTTGGCTGAATTACATCGCATGGCAACCATTCCTG ATAGGGACTGTCTCCTGCCTGTAATTTTGTGTGGCGACTTCAACAGTCTCCCCAACTCTCATCTCGTCAACTTTATCACCTCTGCCAAACTGGACTACTCTGAGATATCAGCAGCAGAGGTGGCAGGCTTCGGCAAACGACGCAGGAGCTCAGGACGTGATATTCCAAAGCCTCTGTTCCCCAGCACGATGGGCATAGATAACAACTGTTGCTATAGGGAGCCTCCTACCCGTACAGAGAGAATGGTGGTGGATGTCATTGATCTCACActagatgatgatgatgatggaccTTCTCAAGGCAGTGGAACACCCAAAATATTGGAGAGGCCACTGGCTCCCCCTGTTCCTACTCCACTACAAGACACTGTGTCAGCTTATGAGAAAATCGATTCCACTACTGtaacaatgtcatgtacaaatgAATCACCATCCAATTCCAATGCTTCAAGTCAGCCACATACAACTACTACATTGAATCAACGTGTAGCCTCTTCTTGTGACAACATACCACAGGTCCCTGTCCACCTACTAACACACCCGTTCAATCTATTAAACTGTGTCTATCCCTATTCGCCTAAGTCAACTGTCACTAC